From a single Apostichopus japonicus isolate 1M-3 chromosome 12, ASM3797524v1, whole genome shotgun sequence genomic region:
- the LOC139977462 gene encoding uncharacterized protein translates to MEKELYKHVHDLTSVSNADFAEHLLQDHTKRFQMHLFRKDAESQTEAFSAAVTTERSVDTQKGEDTPDPVTSTPLKKPSANVLSNVTSRIRYGAAWEKNLRLYEYTLPHLHDPEQKRSYIWQGQALFPDFC, encoded by the exons atggagaaagaactctacaaacatgtccacgatttgacttctgttagcaacgcagatttcgcagaacatttgcttcaggatcacacaaaaag gtttcaaatgcatcttttccggaaagatgctgaaagtcaaacagaggcattctcagcagctgtcaccacagaaagatcagttgacactcagaaaggagaag atactcctgatccagttacttcaacacctctcaagaagccatctgccaatgttctgtccaatgttaccagtaggattagatatggagcagcatgggagaaaaacctcagactatacgaatacacattgccacatttacatgatcctgaacaaaagagatcatacatatggcaggggcaagcacttttcccagacttttgttga